From the uncultured Fibrobacter sp. genome, one window contains:
- the xseB gene encoding exodeoxyribonuclease VII small subunit — protein MSTENLEYKTAMERLEGILGRIDNSEMEIDELAGAVKEATELLRKCRQILLSTEKSVQEALAGLDGETESGT, from the coding sequence ATGAGTACCGAAAATCTTGAATACAAAACGGCAATGGAGCGCCTAGAAGGCATCCTTGGACGGATCGACAATTCAGAAATGGAAATCGACGAATTGGCCGGAGCGGTTAAAGAAGCGACCGAACTCTTGCGCAAGTGCCGCCAGATTTTGCTTTCTACCGAAAAGAGTGTTCAGGAAGCCCTTGCCGGGCTCGATGGTGAAACGGAGTCCGGAACCTAG
- a CDS encoding ATP-binding cassette domain-containing protein, with amino-acid sequence MSLDKPERMPTGIENAAQGYALEVSHLTVKFPMRGGVFGKIQSYFTAVDDVSFSLPQGKILAVVGESGCGKSTLAKSLVGLVPMSCGEYRIFGEKVESGKVSVKSTATEGGPSNGATRKHRRVSDLVQMIFQDPFSSLNPRQTVAEILTAPLVARGVKLESAEARAKELLERVSMPVESLQKFPHEFSGGQRQRLCIARSLMVRPKILLCDEVTSALDVSVQAQILHLLDDLRNEFGLSILFISHDMQVVRALSDEVLVMYFGHVVERGAADVVLTNPQHDYTKKLLASVPTIKRP; translated from the coding sequence ATGTCTTTGGATAAGCCCGAAAGAATGCCTACCGGTATTGAAAATGCGGCTCAGGGCTATGCCCTGGAGGTGTCGCATCTTACGGTGAAGTTCCCGATGCGCGGGGGCGTTTTCGGTAAGATCCAGAGCTATTTTACCGCAGTGGACGATGTGTCCTTTTCGCTTCCGCAGGGGAAAATCCTTGCCGTGGTGGGCGAGTCGGGCTGTGGAAAGTCGACGCTTGCGAAGTCGCTTGTGGGGCTTGTTCCTATGAGCTGTGGCGAGTACCGGATTTTTGGCGAAAAGGTCGAATCAGGAAAGGTCTCGGTGAAATCGACCGCTACGGAGGGTGGACCGTCGAACGGGGCTACGAGAAAGCACCGCCGAGTGTCCGATCTTGTGCAGATGATTTTTCAGGATCCGTTCAGCAGCTTGAACCCGCGGCAGACGGTCGCAGAAATCCTCACGGCGCCGCTGGTTGCGCGCGGGGTGAAACTTGAATCTGCGGAGGCGCGCGCAAAAGAACTTCTGGAGCGCGTGTCGATGCCCGTGGAATCACTCCAGAAGTTCCCCCACGAATTTTCGGGGGGCCAGCGGCAGCGCCTATGCATTGCCCGGAGCCTCATGGTGCGTCCGAAGATTCTTTTGTGCGACGAGGTGACTAGCGCACTCGATGTTTCGGTGCAGGCGCAGATCCTTCATTTGCTCGACGACCTAAGAAACGAGTTCGGACTTTCGATTCTTTTTATCAGTCACGATATGCAGGTGGTTCGCGCCTTGAGCGATGAAGTGCTGGTGATGTATTTTGGGCATGTGGTGGAACGCGGAGCCGCCGATGTCGTACTGACAAACCCGCAACATGATTATACCAAGAAACTGCTTGCAAGCGTCCCGACGATAAAGAGACCGTAG
- a CDS encoding FISUMP domain-containing protein, whose protein sequence is MKCLKIGMGEWTWLVGLLAVVFAACGDGSTTEKVTEVVLSKSEVVSSVEDLPKCERSIEGERILVKGESSVRVCVDGLWYATVPTARDSVSAGENFFCYSEELDDSTGFKVVCNGDSIGVVLNGLNGVDGPEGEKGRNGKNGSNGKNGAKGDQGDSGNAGENGKKGADGEGCTIVDQSDSTVKILCDGEIIELKGFAHASVELDSEKVAVALDSLTGLSQKGPFLKGATVYLYELSDGRTLKQTNGNFVSYITRDDGRYKFASRDLVSQYALIVVDGEYRNEVTGVPSKASIKLRAVTNMLMRKSVNVNLLTHLEYDRVYYLVTHEKMTVRAAKRMAQSELMNIFDIDATDFKTESEDMDVFGKTDADAALLAVSVLLQGDRTEAEMVALLAEIASDMEQDGEWNDEATKRKLVDWALRTDLTGRLIRIRNNVAGWKLSETVPDFEKYLRGFWQKELNVGKCSKSMNGDTLELKGSDLSVQSLKCVDGAWRIHRIRDLRDGNVYRVTTIENQLWMAENMRYVDSVGYPALQGRMKCFSTADSIYKYGCHYTWSVAMDSAAVFGDNAKGCGWENVLSPTYPVRGICPEGFHLPDSLEWMALYEATGNNTVALLSDEIVLADISPSYADWDNPTDEYGMTIYLANYYDYSGEYRSIGTGASFWTSAQNSYGDNKSAYRFYVYPGSSSTAYFNIYSNEKISFHSIRCVLGLEE, encoded by the coding sequence ATGAAATGCTTGAAAATTGGAATGGGGGAGTGGACTTGGCTGGTTGGACTATTAGCCGTCGTCTTTGCGGCGTGTGGCGATGGTTCTACGACTGAAAAAGTGACGGAAGTCGTTCTGTCCAAGTCGGAGGTGGTATCCTCTGTCGAAGACCTTCCGAAATGCGAACGTTCCATTGAGGGCGAGCGAATCCTGGTGAAGGGGGAATCTTCGGTGCGCGTCTGTGTCGATGGTCTTTGGTACGCGACGGTTCCGACGGCTAGGGATTCGGTATCTGCGGGCGAAAATTTCTTCTGTTATTCAGAAGAACTGGATGATTCAACGGGTTTCAAGGTCGTGTGTAACGGGGACTCCATCGGAGTCGTGCTGAATGGCCTGAACGGTGTCGATGGCCCCGAGGGGGAAAAGGGCCGAAACGGAAAAAATGGCTCGAATGGTAAGAACGGCGCCAAGGGCGATCAGGGGGATTCCGGAAACGCTGGTGAAAACGGCAAGAAAGGTGCCGATGGCGAGGGATGTACCATTGTCGACCAGAGTGATTCTACGGTAAAGATTCTTTGCGACGGAGAAATTATTGAACTGAAGGGCTTTGCGCACGCAAGCGTGGAACTTGATTCGGAAAAGGTGGCGGTCGCTCTGGATTCCTTGACAGGATTGTCGCAGAAGGGGCCGTTCCTTAAGGGCGCGACGGTGTACCTGTACGAACTTTCGGATGGTCGTACCCTGAAGCAGACGAACGGAAACTTTGTAAGCTACATTACACGCGATGACGGTCGCTATAAATTTGCGAGCCGCGACCTGGTAAGCCAATATGCGCTTATCGTGGTGGACGGGGAGTATCGCAACGAGGTGACGGGCGTGCCTTCTAAGGCTTCGATTAAGCTACGTGCGGTAACGAATATGCTCATGCGAAAATCGGTGAACGTGAACCTGCTTACGCATTTGGAATACGACCGTGTATACTACTTGGTGACGCATGAAAAGATGACTGTTCGGGCCGCAAAGCGTATGGCACAATCGGAACTGATGAACATTTTCGATATCGATGCAACGGACTTTAAGACAGAATCCGAGGATATGGATGTATTTGGAAAAACGGATGCCGATGCGGCGCTCCTTGCGGTGTCGGTGCTTTTGCAGGGGGACCGCACCGAAGCGGAAATGGTCGCCCTCTTGGCCGAAATTGCAAGTGACATGGAGCAGGACGGAGAATGGAATGATGAGGCGACGAAAAGAAAATTGGTGGACTGGGCTTTACGCACGGACTTGACGGGGCGCCTGATCCGCATTCGAAATAACGTGGCCGGGTGGAAGCTTTCGGAAACGGTTCCCGACTTTGAAAAGTACTTGCGTGGGTTCTGGCAAAAGGAATTGAATGTCGGCAAATGCAGCAAGTCGATGAATGGCGATACTCTCGAATTGAAAGGAAGTGACTTGTCGGTACAGAGTCTCAAATGTGTCGATGGGGCGTGGCGCATTCATCGGATTCGAGATCTGCGCGATGGAAACGTTTATCGTGTGACTACGATAGAAAACCAGCTGTGGATGGCTGAAAATATGCGCTATGTCGATAGTGTCGGCTACCCTGCCTTGCAAGGTCGAATGAAGTGCTTTAGCACGGCCGACAGCATCTATAAGTATGGGTGTCATTATACGTGGTCTGTGGCGATGGATAGTGCCGCCGTGTTTGGCGATAATGCAAAGGGCTGCGGGTGGGAAAATGTCCTTTCGCCGACGTATCCGGTGCGGGGAATTTGCCCGGAAGGATTCCATTTGCCCGATTCGCTGGAATGGATGGCCTTGTATGAGGCTACGGGGAACAACACGGTCGCCTTGCTTTCGGACGAAATTGTGCTTGCGGATATTTCGCCTTCCTATGCAGATTGGGACAATCCGACGGATGAATATGGAATGACGATATATTTAGCGAATTACTATGATTACAGTGGCGAATACCGTAGCATTGGCACTGGAGCATCCTTCTGGACGTCGGCCCAGAATTCGTATGGTGACAATAAATCGGCATACCGATTCTATGTGTATCCGGGGTCTTCCTCTACCGCTTATTTCAATATTTATTCGAATGAAAAAATCAGTTTTCATTCAATCCGCTG